The segment TCACCAGCGACGAGAACATCATCTCGGTCGCCTACAACGTGCAGTACCAGGTGTCCGACCCGCGCCAGTACCTGTTCTCCACCAACGATCCGGACGACACCCTGGCGCAGGCCGCCGAGGCGGCGGTGCGCTCGGTGGTCGGCTCGCACTCGATGGACGAGATCCTCACCAGCCCCGGCGATGACCCCGATTCGCTGCCGGCTTCCGCCGCCTCGACCAGTGCCGCGACCGCCGCCAAGCTGACCGCCAACGCCAAGCCGGGCAAGGACGACCGCGTCACCCTGCAGCAGCAGACCCTCGACGCCCTGCAGCACACGCTCGACAGCTACCACGCCGGCCTGCAGGTCACCGACGTCAGCTTCCAGAACGTGGCCCCGCCGGACGAGGTGAAGGCCGCCTTCGACGACGTCAACGCCGCCCGCGAGGACAAGCAGAGCGCGGTCAACAAGGCCCATGCCTACGCCAACCAGGTGATCCCGCAGGCCACCGGCGAGGCGGCCCGCATCCTGGCCCAGGCCAAGGGCGACAAGGCCGAGCGCATCGCCCGCGCCACCGGCGACGCCGAGCGCTTCAACCTGCTGCTGAAGGAATACAAGGCCGCCCCGGCGGTGACCCGCCAGCGGCTGTGGCTGGAAACCATGGAAGACGTGATGGCGCGCAACCCGAAGGTGGTCGACGGCTCCGGCGGTCGCAACATCATCAACCTGCCGGCCGGCCTGGGGACCTCGCTCAGCCCGCCCGCCACCGTCAGCGCCGACGCGGCCTCGCAGGAGAAGCAGCCATGAAGATCTCCGCCATCATCGCCGTGATCCTGCTGGCCCTGCTCGGCCTCAACAGCATGTATGTGGTGGGCGAGGGGCAGTCGGCGCTGCTGCTGCAGTTCGGCCGCATCGTGCGCACCGGCGACCAGCCCGGCCTGCACTTCAAGCTGCCGGTGCTGCAGCAGGTGATGCGCTTCGACAACCGCATCCTCACCATGGACGCCAGTCCCGAGCGCTACCTCACCTCGGAGAAAAAGAGCGTCAACGTCGACTTCTACGTGAAGTGGCGCATCGCCAACAACGCCGACTACTACCGCGCCACCGGCGGCGACCCGGTGCAGGCCGCCCAGCGCCTCAGCCCGATCGTCAAGAACGCGCTGCGCTTCGAGTTCAACAGCCGCACCCTGCAGGAGCTGATCTCCGGCGGCCGCCGCGACATCACCAACAAGGTGCGCGAGCAGACCGACCTGGCCTCCCGCAAGAGCCTCGGCATCGAAGTGGTGGATGTGCGCATCAAGCAGATCGAGCTGCCCAACGAGGTCAGCGACTCGGTCTACAAGCGCATGAAGGCCGAGCGCCTGCAGCTGGCCAACGAGCTGCGCTACACCGGCGAGCAGATGGCCACCACCATCAACGCCGACGCCGATCGTCAGGCCCAGGTGCTGCGCGCAGACGCCGATCGTGACGCCGCCAAGATCCGCGGCGAGGGCGACGCCCAGGCCGCGCTGATCTACGCCCAGGCCTATGGCCAGGACCCGGAGTTCTTCGCGTTCTATCGATCCATGCAGGCGTATCGTCACGCCTTCGACGACGGCAAGAACGTGCTCGTCCTCAAGCCGGACGACCCGTTCCTGCAGTATTTCCAGAACAGCGCCGGAAAGCGCTGAGACACGTTCGCGACACACCGGCGGGCCGCCGATCGGCCCGTTCCATCAGGCTCCGGCCGCAAGGCCCGAGGGTGCGTCACGCGCGGGCGTGAGTGGGGGTAGGGACGCCGCCCGCCGCGCCAATGCAATACCGGCAACACCACCGCAGTACCTCCCGCCCCGCCGATCGGGGTGCCACACGAGAGCAAAGCCATGGGCAAGTCCGTAGTCATTCTTGGAGCCCAGTGGGGCGACGAAGGCAAAGGCAAGATCGTCGACCTGCTGACCGAACGCGTAGGCGCCGTCGCGCGCTTCCAGGGCGGCCACAACGCCGGCCACACGCTGGTCATCAAGGGCAAGAAGACCGTCCTCCACCTGATTCCCTCGGGCATCCTGCGCGACGACGCGCTGTGCCTGATCGGCAACGGCGTGGTGCTCAGCCCCGCCGCGCTCAAGAGCGAGATCGAGGAGCTGGAGGCCAACGGCGTCAACGTGCGCCCGCGCCTGAAGATCAGCCCCGCCACGCCGCTGATCATGCCGTACCACATCGCGGTGGATAAGGCGCGCGAGGCCAAGGCCGGCAAGAGCGCCATCGGCACCACCGGCCGCGGCATCGGCCCGGCCTACGAAGACAAGGTCGCCCGCCGCTCCATCCGCGTCGCCGACCTGATGTACCCGCACGAGCTGCCGGAGAAGATCAAGACGGCCGTCGAGTACCACAACTTCATCCTCACCCAGTGGCTCAACGCCGAGCCGGTGGACTACCAGACCGTGCTCGACGACGCGCTGGCCTACGGCGAGTTCATCCGCCCGATGGTCGACGACGTCGCCACCATCCTGCACGACGTGCGCAAGGAAGGCGGCAACATCCTGTTCGAGGGCGCGCAGGGCGCGCTGCTGGACATCGACCACGGCACCTACCCGTACGTCACCTCGTCCAACACCACCGTCGGCGGCGCGCTCGCCGGCACCGGCGTGGGCGCCGGCGACATCGACTACGTGCTGGGCATCTGCAAGGCCTACGCCACCCGCGTCGGCGGCGGGCCGTTCCCCACCGAGCTCGAAGACGAGATGGGCGAGCGCCTGCGCAAGGTCGGCAACGAGTTCGGCGCCAGCACCGGCCGTCCGCGCCGCTGCGGCTGGATCGACCTCGTCGCGCTCAAGCGCGCCGTGCAGATCAACGGCATCAACGGCCTGGCCATCACCAAGCTCGACGTGCTCGACGGCCTGCCCAGCATCAAGGTCTGCATCGCCTACGAATACCGCGGCAAGCGCCGCGAGCTGGCTCCGCTGGACGCCGACGGCTGGGAAGAGTGCAAGCCGGTCTACCTGGAGTTCCCGGGCTGGGAAGAGTCCACCGCCGGCATCCGCGAGTGGGACAAGCTCCCGCCCGCCGCCCGCGCCTACCTGCGCGCCCTGGAAGAACTCTCCGGCTGCCGCATCGCCCTCGTCGCCACCGGCGCCGACCGCGATGACACCATCATCCTGGACGACCCGTTCGCCTGAGCTTCCGGCAAGGCGTGACACGAAAAAGCCCCGCGATGCGGGGCTTTTTCTTTGGCGGCCTCGCCGCACCGACCATCGGGATAAGCGCCCACTTCGCGGCAGCCATCACGGTGCCACCATCGCAAACTGTGCCACCCTTCGCGCACAGCACACGGAGCGTGCCCATGGCCCAGACCATCGATCCCATACGTCTCAAGTCAGCCGCCGAGCACCTGGAGTGGGCGCTGAAGCAGTATCCGGACAGCGCGGATGTGCAGAGCCTTCTGCGAGCCCTGACACCCTTGCTTGATGACGCCAAGGCGGGTCGGGTGCTCGAGCCTGTCGACAGGTGGGATATTCCGGGGACCTATAACTTTGCCGACGGTCGCTATATCGATTTCAGCGATCCGAGCGTGGACGGTGCATTCGTCCGTTTTTCGATTGAAATGCGTGGCGGTCTGACCGAACAGGAAAAGCGTATCCATGCGCGCATGGATGCGATGCGGGCGATGGCAAACGAGAACGGAAAGTCCTGAGAACGGCTGCGCATCGCCAGCACCGCGGCGCGGTAGTCCTGCTCGTGGTGAGAGAATCGAAAATCTGAAATCCCCTGCTACGCAAGGAAATCGTGTCATGAGCCAAACCATCGACACCAAGAAGCTCAAGGACGCCGCAGAGCATCTCGAGTGGGTCCTGAAGCAGTACCCCGATGTGGAGGATGTACGGGACCTTCTGCAGTCTCTGCGCCCCCTCATCGAGAACGCCAAGGCGGGGAAGATCTCAGAGCCTATGGACGGTATTCGCGTCCCCGGTGCGTATAACCACGGGGATGGGCGCTACGTACCCTACAAGGAGCCAAGCGTCGGTGACGCTTTTTCGCGCTTCGTCATCGAGCTCGAAGGTGGGCAGACAGAAAAAGACAAGGAACTGCTCGCACGGATAGAGGCCATGCGGCAGGCGATTGCCAAGGAGAATGATCGTGGCCGGGCTTGATGACCTCACGTCGGAGTACCTGAGGGCGAAGCATGCCGAGTCGATACTGAAAGCCAACACATTTCTCCCTGAGGGGATCAGTAAAAAAGCTGCACTGGACTATTTGGGTACCGATGAGGGTGCGCTTTACCTGCATCGTCTGGTCGAGGCTGACCCAAACGCGTCAGCGGAAGACATCAAGACGCGGGCCATCAGTCATCTCAGATCCGGCCGCGAGCTTCCTCGCATGGAAACGCTGGACACCGGCGAAGCCCTGGTGAAGTTCGTCCCCGCGGGCACCCGCCCCAGTCGCTATTCCTCGTTCTGGATCAGGGCCAGCGAAGCCGAGGCGGCGGTCGCACAGAGGAGGAACATCTCCGAGTTCTTCGGTCTGCCCATAGCCAGCGAGGCGCCGCGCTACGACGCCTACCGCATGACGCCGAAGGTGCCGACGCAGGTGTTCTTCAGCACCGTGGCTCCGACGTCGGAGCTGGACGGCTTGGTCACCAAGCCGGGCGGTGCCGAGCAGGCGCTGGTACCCAACCGGCAACTCTTCCATGAACCGGTCTACGTCAAATCGGTGGACAACCTGCCGAAGCCCGAGCTGGCGGTCGCACGGGCCGGCGCCAAATCGGGACTGGCCCGCGGCCTGGGTGTGCTCGGTGCCGCCGCGGTTATCGAGGACACCGCAAGCACCGTCGATCACACCACCGATCTGCTTCGCCAGGGCAACGTCACCGGCGCGCAGTCCGGCATGTTGCATCTGGGCGGTCGCACGCTGGGCATGGTGGCGGGGGCCGAGGTCCCGGGCGGGCTTGGCACGCTCGCCGGCATCGAATCCGGCCCGGGTGCGTTCGTCACCGGCGCGGTGGGCGGGGTGGTTGGCGCGATCGGGGGCGACAGGCTGGTCAATGCCATCGACGACTACCGCATCTACCACCAGGACGATCCGCAGGGACGGCCCTGGCGCTACGACCCGGCGCACCCGGGGCAGGGCTGGGTATCCGATCTGCCGCCGCTTCCCGGCGATGTGCAGCGCCCCGTGGCGGACGCGGCGTTGCAGAACCGGCTCGACTACCAAGCCTCCACCCGCATGGCCGAACTGCGCATGGCGCAACCGGGCGAATTAGCCGATCCGTATCGGCAGCCCGCCAGTGCCGCCGACCCGGCCCGCCTCCAAGCCGACGACTGGCAGCGCGACGCCGAGAGCGGGCAGTGGACGCGGTCGGTGGTGACCGGCGTGGTGGGGCGCGTGGTCGAGCGCGGTACCGAGGTGGCCTCTCCCCAGCGTGCTGCCGAACTCGACCAGGCGGCCGAGCGGACCATTGCCCACAACCGCGCCAACTCGCCGCAGGGCGTGGCCGAGGCCTACCGGACGCTTTATGAGCAGCGCGGCTGGTCTGCATTCGGGACGATGCCTGAAGCAGTGGCCAGCACGCTCCGTGATGCGGACCGGACGGTGCTGGCCTCCGATGGCCGCAGCTATACCCGCGATGCGCAGGGCCAGTGGAGCGCGCCCGGCATGCTCTTCGGGCGGCACGCCGCCGAAGGCAACGTCGCGGCGGAAATCCGTGAAACCCGGGATATGGAGGCGTCGAAGGTGCCTGCGGCGCAGGGACACGGCGGTCGCGAGTCGCCAGCGTCTCGTCCGGTCAATCCCCCCGAGCCGGCCTTGCCTGCGCGACTGGACGACCCGCAGCATCCGGACCACGCCTTCTTCCAGCAGACCCGGCAACACGTGCACGCGCTGGACCGTTCGCTCGGCCGCGCCCCCGACATCCACTGCGATCAGGTGGCTTCGTCGCTCGCCGTGCAGGCGCGCGCCGACGGCCTGCAGCGCATCGACCGCATCGCGCTCTCCGACGATGGCACCCGGCTGTGGGCGGTGCAGACGCCACCGGGCCGGCAGGACCACTTGCTCGATCTGCGCACCCAGGTCCCCACCGCCAGCGCCAACACCCCCATGGAGCAGAGCGCCGCCCGCTGGCCGCAGGCAATGGAGCGGTTCCAGCAGATCACGCAGCAGCAGGGCGCGATGCAGGCACCGACGGTAATACAGGCGCAGATGCAGCAGGGCATGCCGGGGCCGGGTCTGGCGCGTTAGGGCCGGAAGTCCCGGCATGTGCCCATGGATGGGGCGATGCTGCGCGCCCCGGAAGGTCAGCGCGGCTGGATTCCCGGCAGGCCTGGGTGACCGTAGGCCCGGAATGCCAAAGCGCCATCGGCGGTCGCGTTCTCCGTGTGTCCAGGAACCGGATGGCCATAAAAATGAATGAAATGTATTAAAAGCTAGACATCATCTAATTAATGTTCGATATTTCGAACATGGATACCGACACCCTCATGCGCGATCTCGGCCAGCAGCTGCGTCTGCTGCGCAAGCGTCGTGGGCTGACCCAGGCCGCGCTGGCCACGCGAACGGGCATGCCGCGGCCCAAGATCGTGCAGATGGAGCAGGGTCGGGGATCGATCGCGTTCGAAAGCTACGCCCGGCTCGCCGCTGCCCTCGATGCCACCCTGAAGGTGGATGTCGCGCAGCGTCCGACGCTGGAGGAGCTGGGGGACATCTATGGCGAATGAGCCGGTGGCCGTCGCCAGCGCGCGCGTGCTGACCCCGCAGGGCGTCAGTGGTGAGCTTTACCACGAAGGCAGGCCATACGCGTTCGCCTACACCGGCACCACGCCGGATGTGGCGGTGAGTCTCACCATGCCGGTACGGCGCAGTCCGTACACATCCTCCGAACTGCTGCCGATCTTCCAGCAGAGCCTGCCGGAGGGTTACGTGCTGGAGCAGCTGCGCCTGCGCCTGGCCAAGCTCACGCAGCTCGATCCCATGCTGCTGCTGGCGATCACCGGCCAGGGCGGCACCATCGGCCGCCTCGCCGTCGATGCGCCCGCGGTCGGCCGCTTGCTGCAACGTGGCCGCGAGCCCGAGCGCGGCGAGCGGCTGGACGAGATCCTGGCCTGGGACGGCGCCGAAGACCTGTTCACCGAACTGGTCGATCGCTACCTGCTGCGCAGCGGCGTGTCGGGCGTGCAGCCCAAGGTGCTGGTGCCGGAGCGCGCAATGGGCGACGCAGCCAAGGCGACCCTTCTCACCGGCGATCTCATCGTCAAGAGCGGGCAGGGCGAGTACCCCGGTCTGGCGATCAACGAGTTCGTCTGCATGTCCATCGCCAGGGCCGCTGGTATCCCGGTGCCGGAGTTCTTCCTGTCCGAGCGGCACGATCTGTTCGTGATGCGCCGTTTCGACCGCGATGCCCACGGCAAGCCGCTGGGCTTCGAGGACATGGCGACGCTGATGGGTCTCGGTACCGCCCAGAAATACCAGGGCGGTTACGAGCGGCTGACCAAGGTCATCGGCAACAACTGCCTCGCGGAGCAGGTACGCCTGGCCCTGGCGCAGCTGTTCGACATGGTGGCGCTGTCCGTCATCGTCGGGAACGGCGACGCGCACCTGAAGAACTTCGGCCTGCTCTACACCCACCCGGCTAGCGACGACGTGCGCATGGCGCCGGCCTACGACATCGTCAACACCACCGCGTATCTACCCAACGACACGTTGGCCCTAACGCTGGGCGGCAGCAAGAGCTTCATCGCAGCCCGACAACACCTGCTGGAATTCGCCGGCCGCTGCCAGGTAGACGAACCCCGCGAACGTATCCGGCAACTGCTCGAAGCGGCCCACCAGCAGTGCCAGCGCCACGCCGACCTGCTGGCCGAGGTGCCGCAGGTGCGCGATGCCCTGCAGCGCGACATCCAGCGTATGGAGCCGGGTTTCAGCAAGCCGCTGGGAGCGGCATGAGGGGCAAGGTATGGGGCGGTACCGCCGCCCGCGCCTACCTGCGCGCCCTGGAAGAACTCTCCGGCTGCCGCATCGCCCTCGTCGCCACCGGCGCCGACCGCGATGACACCATCATCCTGGACGACCCGTTCGCCTGAGTTCCCGGCAAGGCGTGACACGAAAAAGCCCCGCGATGCAGGGCTCTTCCATGCCCGCACCACCGCGCCAATGCAGCCATCCACCCGGCACAGCAACGCCCCTCCCCACGAACTGGGGCAAGGCGACCGGGCCGCCGTCCCGGGCCACCCGACCTGCGGCCGGGTGGGTGTCGCGCTGACGAGGCTCAGGGCCGTCCGCGGGGCGGAACAGGGCGCCACCGTGGCCCGCCATGTGGCCGGCGGGCGCGACCCGGCATTGGGTGGTTACAGCCGACTAACAGGGCGCGGCGCACAGTGGTCACGCTGGCAGGGATTGATCTGCCGCCCGAAAGCCCCGGCATGTGGCTGAGGTTGACGCCATGAAATCCCACGCCGGAATTCGAACTCCTTCCCCCTGGCATGTCGGTACCTGGCTCGCCCGCATCCAGCATCTGCTTGGATGGCCTGGCCCCGTCGCAGCGCGCGTTCCCTCCGTACCGCTGAGCCGCCGGCACCAACTGCTGGCGGCGCAGGATCTGAGGAAAAGCGAGCAGCGCTCGCGCCAACTCGCGCTGTTGCGCAAACTGAAGGGCGAAGCACGGCGCAGCGCTCGCGCTGGGCATCCCGCGGATCGCATTACAGGGAAGTAACAACACAACGCGCATGCTGCACTGGCATCAGGAAGCACGTCGCTCCTGCCACGCCTCAGCATCGCGGTACTCTCCCTAACGCCACTGAGTACGCCCCCGGGTCACCCCGGGGCCGCGGCTTCGGCCGCCCTGGGCCTGCGTCTGCAGGTCATCACTCAAAGGCAACCCCATGAACCATTCCGTCAACAACACTCGCACCAGCAACCTCATCGATTCGGCCGTCGCCAACGGCTCCTTCAAGACCCTCTGCAAGGCACTGGATGCCGCCGAACTTACCGGCGTGCTGAAGGGCTCGGGCCCCTACACCGTCTTCGCGCCGACCGACGAAGCCTTCGGCAAACTGCCGCAGGGCACGCTGGAGAACTGGCTCAAGCCGGAGAACAAGGCCGAGCTGATTTCGGTGCTGAAGTACCACGTCCTTCCCGGTCGCGCGTCGACCGCCGATGTGGGCACGCTCAGCCATCCGAAGATGATGCAGGGTCTGTCGGCCCATATCGCCAGGGACGGTGATCGCCTTACCATCGACGGCGCCCACCTGATCGGTGCGGAAATCGCCGCGGGCAACGGCGTGATCCACACCATCGATGCGGTGATGCAGCCGCCCAAGTCGGCCACCAAGCACTGAGCCACCGAACCGACTCGCACCGAGTCGATCCACCTGACCGTGGTGGCGAGCGCACCGCTCGCCACATCGGACAGCGAAGCATCCGGAAGCCCGCCCCGTGCGGGCTTTCTGCATCGGGT is part of the Dyella thiooxydans genome and harbors:
- the hflK gene encoding FtsH protease activity modulator HflK, with the protein product MAWNEPGKNDGQRDPWGKNNRPNGNSGPNGLDQLLKRLRQRFGKLGGGPGGIFTIVLAVLLAWLLVSSATVINTSQTGVVLRFGKYSRTLTPGFHFKLPAPIETVAKVETTRIRAQVGQVRMLTSDENIISVAYNVQYQVSDPRQYLFSTNDPDDTLAQAAEAAVRSVVGSHSMDEILTSPGDDPDSLPASAASTSAATAAKLTANAKPGKDDRVTLQQQTLDALQHTLDSYHAGLQVTDVSFQNVAPPDEVKAAFDDVNAAREDKQSAVNKAHAYANQVIPQATGEAARILAQAKGDKAERIARATGDAERFNLLLKEYKAAPAVTRQRLWLETMEDVMARNPKVVDGSGGRNIINLPAGLGTSLSPPATVSADAASQEKQP
- the hflC gene encoding protease modulator HflC → MKISAIIAVILLALLGLNSMYVVGEGQSALLLQFGRIVRTGDQPGLHFKLPVLQQVMRFDNRILTMDASPERYLTSEKKSVNVDFYVKWRIANNADYYRATGGDPVQAAQRLSPIVKNALRFEFNSRTLQELISGGRRDITNKVREQTDLASRKSLGIEVVDVRIKQIELPNEVSDSVYKRMKAERLQLANELRYTGEQMATTINADADRQAQVLRADADRDAAKIRGEGDAQAALIYAQAYGQDPEFFAFYRSMQAYRHAFDDGKNVLVLKPDDPFLQYFQNSAGKR
- a CDS encoding adenylosuccinate synthase, which translates into the protein MGKSVVILGAQWGDEGKGKIVDLLTERVGAVARFQGGHNAGHTLVIKGKKTVLHLIPSGILRDDALCLIGNGVVLSPAALKSEIEELEANGVNVRPRLKISPATPLIMPYHIAVDKAREAKAGKSAIGTTGRGIGPAYEDKVARRSIRVADLMYPHELPEKIKTAVEYHNFILTQWLNAEPVDYQTVLDDALAYGEFIRPMVDDVATILHDVRKEGGNILFEGAQGALLDIDHGTYPYVTSSNTTVGGALAGTGVGAGDIDYVLGICKAYATRVGGGPFPTELEDEMGERLRKVGNEFGASTGRPRRCGWIDLVALKRAVQINGINGLAITKLDVLDGLPSIKVCIAYEYRGKRRELAPLDADGWEECKPVYLEFPGWEESTAGIREWDKLPPAARAYLRALEELSGCRIALVATGADRDDTIILDDPFA
- a CDS encoding XVIPCD domain-containing protein — encoded protein: MIVAGLDDLTSEYLRAKHAESILKANTFLPEGISKKAALDYLGTDEGALYLHRLVEADPNASAEDIKTRAISHLRSGRELPRMETLDTGEALVKFVPAGTRPSRYSSFWIRASEAEAAVAQRRNISEFFGLPIASEAPRYDAYRMTPKVPTQVFFSTVAPTSELDGLVTKPGGAEQALVPNRQLFHEPVYVKSVDNLPKPELAVARAGAKSGLARGLGVLGAAAVIEDTASTVDHTTDLLRQGNVTGAQSGMLHLGGRTLGMVAGAEVPGGLGTLAGIESGPGAFVTGAVGGVVGAIGGDRLVNAIDDYRIYHQDDPQGRPWRYDPAHPGQGWVSDLPPLPGDVQRPVADAALQNRLDYQASTRMAELRMAQPGELADPYRQPASAADPARLQADDWQRDAESGQWTRSVVTGVVGRVVERGTEVASPQRAAELDQAAERTIAHNRANSPQGVAEAYRTLYEQRGWSAFGTMPEAVASTLRDADRTVLASDGRSYTRDAQGQWSAPGMLFGRHAAEGNVAAEIRETRDMEASKVPAAQGHGGRESPASRPVNPPEPALPARLDDPQHPDHAFFQQTRQHVHALDRSLGRAPDIHCDQVASSLAVQARADGLQRIDRIALSDDGTRLWAVQTPPGRQDHLLDLRTQVPTASANTPMEQSAARWPQAMERFQQITQQQGAMQAPTVIQAQMQQGMPGPGLAR
- a CDS encoding helix-turn-helix domain-containing protein codes for the protein MDTDTLMRDLGQQLRLLRKRRGLTQAALATRTGMPRPKIVQMEQGRGSIAFESYARLAAALDATLKVDVAQRPTLEELGDIYGE
- a CDS encoding type II toxin-antitoxin system HipA family toxin, which codes for MANEPVAVASARVLTPQGVSGELYHEGRPYAFAYTGTTPDVAVSLTMPVRRSPYTSSELLPIFQQSLPEGYVLEQLRLRLAKLTQLDPMLLLAITGQGGTIGRLAVDAPAVGRLLQRGREPERGERLDEILAWDGAEDLFTELVDRYLLRSGVSGVQPKVLVPERAMGDAAKATLLTGDLIVKSGQGEYPGLAINEFVCMSIARAAGIPVPEFFLSERHDLFVMRRFDRDAHGKPLGFEDMATLMGLGTAQKYQGGYERLTKVIGNNCLAEQVRLALAQLFDMVALSVIVGNGDAHLKNFGLLYTHPASDDVRMAPAYDIVNTTAYLPNDTLALTLGGSKSFIAARQHLLEFAGRCQVDEPRERIRQLLEAAHQQCQRHADLLAEVPQVRDALQRDIQRMEPGFSKPLGAA
- a CDS encoding fasciclin domain-containing protein, which encodes MNHSVNNTRTSNLIDSAVANGSFKTLCKALDAAELTGVLKGSGPYTVFAPTDEAFGKLPQGTLENWLKPENKAELISVLKYHVLPGRASTADVGTLSHPKMMQGLSAHIARDGDRLTIDGAHLIGAEIAAGNGVIHTIDAVMQPPKSATKH